One genomic window of candidate division TA06 bacterium includes the following:
- the rpmG gene encoding 50S ribosomal protein L33 has product MREIVTIACVPCKRRNYTTTKNKRKHPDRAEFKKYCRFCKKHTAHKETK; this is encoded by the coding sequence ATGCGAGAAATTGTCACCATTGCCTGTGTGCCCTGCAAGCGCCGGAATTACACCACCACCAAGAACAAGCGCAAGCATCCGGACCGGGCCGAGTTCAAGAAATACTGCCGTTTTTGCAAAAAGCATACTGCCCACAAGGAGACCAAGTAA
- the secE gene encoding preprotein translocase subunit SecE, with translation MFKKILQFFIDTKAEFTKVSWPSREELTQSTMVVIVVSLVVTVFIALVDQGLTRVITLILG, from the coding sequence ATGTTCAAAAAAATACTACAGTTTTTCATTGACACCAAGGCCGAATTTACCAAGGTCAGCTGGCCCAGCCGCGAGGAGCTTACCCAGTCCACCATGGTGGTGATAGTGGTGTCGCTGGTGGTCACGGTCTTCATTGCCCTGGTGGACCAGGGGCTTACCCGGGTGATCACACTGATCCTGGGTTAA